The nucleotide window CAAGTTGGCTCATGGTCAATAGCAAAATGATTAGTCACACGAGTCAATTGACGAGTCAGTACATTCATCACATAAATTTCAGGATTGCCATCCTTCGATAGCGCCATCGCCAGTTTTTGTCCGTCCGGAGACCACGCCGGTGCACCATTCAAACCACGGAAATTAGTCATCTGCTGACGTCTGCCAGTGGCAATATCCTGAATGTAGATTGCAGGTTTGTTATCAGATTCGAATGACACATAAGCTACGCGCTGCCCATTTGGAGACCATACAGGCGACAACAATGGATAACGGGATTCAAGCAACATACGGGGGCGAAAGCCATCGATATCCGAGAGCATCAAGCGGTATTTTTGTGGGCGTTTAAATGCCTCAACATAAATCAATTTAGTTGAAAAAATGCCTCGAACACCTGTGATTGTTTCATATACCTTATCACTGATGTGGTGTGCCATATCACGCAATTGCGTCGCTGAACCATCAACGGTGAGTTTGGCAAAGACACGCTTTTGTTGAACCACATCAAAGAGCTCATAGCTCGCATAATAACGGCCAGCCTGTTGGGTGATGGATCCAATCACCAAATACTCAGAACCCAATGCTTTCCAGTCACGATAATGAACTTCCGCCTCGGAGCGAGGAAAAGACAACATACGCTCAGGTGCAGTTGCTTCAAACTGGCCAGAAAACTCCAAGTCATTACCGATGATTTTTGCCAAATCCTCAGGTAGTGCTCCGCCTGTCCATGCAAAAGGTACCACCGCAATTTTTGTGGGATTGTCTACACCTTTAGTCACCTTCAGGTTTAATTGTGCCTGGGCAATCCCAGTGACAAAAATTAGACATAATAATAAATATCGATTCACGACCTTAAATCCTCTGGGCTAAATGTAAACCTGAACACACGAAAATATTTTTCAAATATATCTGGTGGAATCTGCATCGCTTCAGTAAATCTGTCTACGCGTCTCACCGCCTGTTCAGCAGAGCGATCAAACGCTGGATCACCGCTACTTTTGATAATTCGCAACCCCGTCACTACACCGGTCGGAAGCATGTTCACCTCCAACGTCACCTCCATTCCCCGTCTCGCTGATGGGGGACGACTCCAGTTTTGTTGAACCCTTTCTATGAGCATTTCCTCATAACTTTTGGTATTCACGTCATCATTCGATTCACTAATGTGCTTCTCTTCCTTTTGCAAGGCGGCTTGTATGCGGCGTTGCTCTTCTTGAGCTTCCTGCTCTCGTTTGGTTTTTTTGGCGGCTTCAGCTTTTTGCTTGGCCTGTTCCTCAGCTTTACGCTTTTTTTCTGCCGCCTCTTTCTCTGCTTTGGCTTTAGCTATTTTTGCCTGTTCTTCTTTGATTTTTTGCTGTTTTTGCTTTTCTGCTTCGGCAGCTTTTGCTTCCTGCTCTTTTTTCTTCTGAACTAAAGCTTCAGCTTCCTTGCGGCGCTGCTCTTCCTGCTTCTTATTGTTCTTTAAATCCTCGTAAGCTTTGGAGTCCAACACCTGTTCTTTCGTTTGTTGCGGCTGGGCTTTAGCCTTTGGCTTCATATCAACCAGTGTTGCCGTAACATAATGTGGTTTATAAGGTTCCTCTTCTTTTTTGAAGAAATCCCAGTTGCCTAAAAATAACACCAACAGCAAAACGTGAAAAAACACGCTAAGAAATAAAGGAAGTGATAGCGATTGTTCAAACTTCATATAGGTTAGCGCGCTGGCTCCGTTATCAAGCCTACCGAAGGTGCTCCAGCCTGTTTAAGCTCTCCCATAAGAGTAACAACAACCCCGTAATCGACTTTTTTATCACCTTGTACGAAGACTGGAGTGTTAGGTTTTTCTTTCAGAACTTTACTCACTATTGACTTGATCTCAGCGAGAGGACGCGGAGCCTCAGCATCCCCCCCAAGATCAATATAATAAGTGCCGTCGGCTTTAACTGATACCGTAATAGGTTCGTCTTCTTTGCTTTCAACAGGCTCAGAGGCAGCTTGCGGTAATTCCACTTTGATCCCTTGGGTCATCATGGGTGCAGCAATCATAAACACGATCAAAAGAACCAACATCACATCGATTAATGGCACAACATTAATCTCAGCTTTCAGTTTCTTTTTAATTGGAGGACCAAATCCAGACATAGCTATTAACCTGTTTTTTCAGTGACTATAAACAGCGTTATTTGCTGTGGACCTGACGATGTAAAATCGCTGAAAACTCCTCTGCAAACGTCTGATAGTTTGCCAGCAAGCTTTCTGCACGCGCTGAAAACTTGTTATATGCAAGCACTGCTGGAATAGCTGCAAAAAGCCCCATTGCAGTTGCGATCAAGGCCTCGGCAATACCAGGTGCTACTGTCGCGAGGCTTGGCTGACCCGCATTAGCAATATTCAGGAATGACACCATGATGCCCCACACAGTTCCGAAAAGACCGATGTAGGGACTTACTGATGCAACACTCGCAAGAAACGGTAAATTCTCTTCCAACTTTTCTTGTTCGCGCGCTAGGGCAACACGCATGGCCCGCTGGGAACCTTCCATTACCGCATCCGAGTCTGCACCTGCTGTTTGACGCAAGCGCGTAAACTCTTTGAAACCCGCACGAAAAATACTTTCAATTCCCTCCACCATTTCGTTGCGGCCATTGCC belongs to Cellvibrio sp. pealriver and includes:
- the tolB gene encoding Tol-Pal system beta propeller repeat protein TolB, whose amino-acid sequence is MNRYLLLCLIFVTGIAQAQLNLKVTKGVDNPTKIAVVPFAWTGGALPEDLAKIIGNDLEFSGQFEATAPERMLSFPRSEAEVHYRDWKALGSEYLVIGSITQQAGRYYASYELFDVVQQKRVFAKLTVDGSATQLRDMAHHISDKVYETITGVRGIFSTKLIYVEAFKRPQKYRLMLSDIDGFRPRMLLESRYPLLSPVWSPNGQRVAYVSFESDNKPAIYIQDIATGRRQQMTNFRGLNGAPAWSPDGQKLAMALSKDGNPEIYVMNVLTRQLTRVTNHFAIDHEPTWSADGASLFFTSDRGGKPQIYQVHLSSMQQERVTFDGDYNARARVSPDGKSLVMLNKRPGTTHHIAAQDIKSGNLRILSETNLDESPTIAPNGAMLMYATRSGGKGVLAAVSLDARVKILQPPKQGDVREPAWSPFFN
- the tolA gene encoding cell envelope integrity protein TolA, whose amino-acid sequence is MKFEQSLSLPLFLSVFFHVLLLVLFLGNWDFFKKEEEPYKPHYVTATLVDMKPKAKAQPQQTKEQVLDSKAYEDLKNNKKQEEQRRKEAEALVQKKKEQEAKAAEAEKQKQQKIKEEQAKIAKAKAEKEAAEKKRKAEEQAKQKAEAAKKTKREQEAQEEQRRIQAALQKEEKHISESNDDVNTKSYEEMLIERVQQNWSRPPSARRGMEVTLEVNMLPTGVVTGLRIIKSSGDPAFDRSAEQAVRRVDRFTEAMQIPPDIFEKYFRVFRFTFSPEDLRS
- the tolR gene encoding protein TolR; the protein is MSGFGPPIKKKLKAEINVVPLIDVMLVLLIVFMIAAPMMTQGIKVELPQAASEPVESKEDEPITVSVKADGTYYIDLGGDAEAPRPLAEIKSIVSKVLKEKPNTPVFVQGDKKVDYGVVVTLMGELKQAGAPSVGLITEPAR
- the tolQ gene encoding protein TolQ; this translates as MPATDNSLSISHLILNASFLVQLVMLILVLASVISWAMIFQRERYQRKAAGAFNYFEKQFWSGIDLNQLYRQGNGRNEMVEGIESIFRAGFKEFTRLRQTAGADSDAVMEGSQRAMRVALAREQEKLEENLPFLASVASVSPYIGLFGTVWGIMVSFLNIANAGQPSLATVAPGIAEALIATAMGLFAAIPAVLAYNKFSARAESLLANYQTFAEEFSAILHRQVHSK